The genomic interval tttttacctttcacATCATCAAAATAAGGGTGAAACATGATGatatgaaagaatgaatatttagcttctcaaaaaacaatacaGTTCTAGAACATGTATTGGTTGCAAATATATGCTGCTCAGCTTTGTTAAGAAACCtgttaagggaagaaaataatttagcaaGATTTCATTCCCATACAGAATCACAGTCGCCAAGCATTGCTGTATTTTAGTTATCTGCTCCTATAGAATTCTGCATATTTGCCAATTTAAAAGTTTCATAAagaatgtttcattttgtttattttctaatgttatgttttatatattaaaataaaattaatattaaaaagtaagcaCCAATAGAATATACTGTGCAGTAGTaagctttatttttagttaacatttttatcattttaagaataGCAGCGAAATCATTTCTACCAAGCAAAAGCATATATTCTTTGTAATGCAACAGATtcatctaatttttaatataaatttatgcaCAAATTGACTGCAAAATTTATTGTTTGTTccaagtagatttaaaaaaatgtttagaaagttaaaaaatgaaagcattttttaaaaataactttttcagtgcagcaaataaatatacacacaccccaTGGAAAATAAAGTCATACTTTTCATTCTATTCTTTACGTTAAAATTTTACCACccagaaagttttttttatttttgacaaattttgtatttagcattaaaaaaattatattttaaataaaatgcatacacgcacacacacagacaggcacacacacagacaacacACACAGCAAGCCAGCTAGCTGACTTTTGCCCTTCAAGGGCTAAATTAAAGGTGCATGCAACTATCTCCTTTACACAGTAATATGGGGATTTATATCATTCCTACCAGTCCTTCCTCATGTAGTAAATGAAAAAACGTCTacttatattgttattttaaaatctttttctacGTTGGCTACATCATAGATATTAGATATGGGGCATCTTTTTCCCTATAAAATCTTAAGGTTAAAGCTTTAGCCACCTTTTCTAAGATGTAAAGCTTTATTTATCTGAAAAGTCTGACAATTTTGAAAGCATGTCACAAGTTTACATTAATACactatttgtatttaatttttttagattacTACAAGGGAAGACATAAATTCAAAGCAGGTTGCTCCAGTGAAAGCAGACCTGGAGTCTGAATCTTTTCGACCAAACCTAAGTGATCCCAGTGAACTTTTACTGCCAGATCAAATTGAAAAGGTATGACATGCTCACATATGTGCATTTCTAAATGTGAGTGTTTACCCACAGGAGTAAAACAGCctctttttagatttttctgaAGCAACAGTGTTAATGCTACTACTGTTCCActccaatgaaaagaaaaagtaagcaaaatgTAGCAACTAGTGTTAATAGAAGGTATTAGGAGATTTAGATAAGCAcacactaaaataaataataatttaggtGAGACACTATGGTAgccaatatttgttttattattgtgtGCTCGTTACTTGCTTTTTGTGGATTATTTCATGTAGTTGTTACAACAGCTGCAGGAATTTTATGCTCTTATTATGCAcatttttaattaagttaaaaaattggGAGCATAGACCAATTAACTTATTCAAAGTCACAAAGCAACAAAGTATCAAAGCTTGATTCCTAACTTGGACAGTCTATCTCCCTAGCCCATTATTTGAGAGGTGTTTTAATAATCAAGCTAATAGTCTATCTAGTATTTTTGTTAATTCAATATAGAAGGCAAAAGCAGTAAGTAATCCATGTTTCTTATCTCTGTTCTAATCTGTGTCTAGTTCaggatgattcttttttttcctattagacAATTAATATTTTATGCTGAGAAACGTGTAATATTTTTCAATCATCTTAGTATCTTTAAGTATAATAATTTCtactgttaatttatttttgtagcctACATTTTATAAGCAACATTAAATTCCAGCTGACATTAGTATTCTACATAGTGGACAACAAGCTATCAAGTAAAtacaaacattttgttttctaaagctTACCAAGCATCTTCCACCAAGAACGATTGGCTATCCATGGACTCTTGTTTATGGTACTGGAAAGCATGGCACAAGCTTGAAAACTCTTTATCGAACAATGACAGGTTTAGACACCCCAGTGCTGATGGTGATTAAAGATAGTGATGGACAGGTATGAAACACTAACTGTATAGATTGCTTATCCTTTAAGAGGTTGCAGTAACAGTAACTTTTAGCATATTTCTttgataaaaattactttatcaGTACATTTTATTGTTGACCCAATAATTATTGGGTACTTTTAATGTGCAGGGCAATGCTGAGTGTTACAGAGGATGAATATGAGAGCGATAATTAAGAATTACTGCCTTCAAAGGAATTACAGTGTGGTAGAAAAGAACATTTACACACACCAGTATCTCTAATGCTGCAAAAATATCATAGGTTTAGTAAGAACCTAGAAAAAGTGAGGAGATAAGAATGAGGTTCATGGAAAAGGTAAAAATCAACAGAATCTTGAATAACGGGTAACGTTTTAATTAAAGTTAATTGTGTGAAGGTGATAGCAAGAACAAAAGCACAAATAGGAGTAATGGTTTGTTCTGCAAACAATAAGTTCAAGTCAGATATAATTGGAAAGTAAAGAGAAGGTAAAATAGCAATactaaaacacaacaaaacactAGTACTACTAACACCTTTAGTGTGTTTATGTTTCAGGAACTTGACTGATCACTTATGCATTATGTTATTTAATCATCAAAGCCCTATGAGATTGATACTGTTATCTCTATATTAAAGATGAGTTAACTATGACATAACAAGTTCATCAGCTTGCCCAAGGTACATACATACCCAAGAAAAAGTGTTTGCACCAACAAAAATTAATGAACTGCTGCTACATGCCATGGCACAAAAATAATACTGAATTAGAAATCAAACACCAAAGAGTAAATTTCTTATGGTTTCATTTATAGAAAGTTTATCAGTAGGCAAAATGAATCTATAGTGGAGTTAGGCTAGTAGCTCCTTCAGTTCAGTGAGACTATTGATGAGAGGAAGTACAAAGAGAGCTTCTAGAACTCGTAGTATTCTGCTTCTTGGTCTGCATGAATGTTGCATGGGACGTTGCCTTGTGATAATTCTAAATTGAGCTgtacatttatattttgtgtacTCTTCTACAATGTATATGTAAAGTAACCTTTCAATaaggaaatcttttaaaaattaagactataAAGATAGAATGCCAGGATAGACAGTGACTGTACAAATTGTCTATCAGACTCTCTGCACTCCCATTTCTGAGGTGGAAACTTTGACCCAGAACACTGAAGTGACTAGGTCAAGTCTCTTATTCATCAGTTTTTTCATTAGGGTACTCTGTGTCTTGTATTATACAAGGTCATGCACTAGGTTAAAGGGCAAAACAATTCACAAGGAACACGTGCCCTCATAGATTTTACTgtataatgataaagaaaaaaaaggatattttagaGGTAATAGCTGTTTACCTATACTGAAGGACTTGTTTTATTAAGTGCCACAATCCCATAGCATCATGTTATCCATATTATATATGCATTGTACATATAAGTCCTCCTGAAATGTgttaaccactttttaaaattgtatgtttAATTACTTTCAAAAGCatcccaaaatttaaaaactaggaaaaaaaatctgtttttccatCAAAAAACCAATATGCTTTGTAGTTGACAATGATGTATGTTATTTAACAGCTggtcatttttccctttttaaatacGATTAGATAAAACtatattaaatttctattttttgcatttttatttaaacatatatgatGAAATAATGCGTACTGAAATATATTATTAGTCATGTCATTGAATATGCCGTTTTTATCCCTAGGTTTTTGGTGCATTAGCATCTGAGCCATTTAAAGTGAGTGATGGCTTTTATGGTACTGGAGAGACCTTTGTTTTTACGTTCTGTCCAGAGTTTGAGGTAAGGACCACTATTTCagtattttgtttataaagagATGACATaacatattacccaaagcaatttatagagtaagtactattcccattaaactgCCATTGACGTTCTTtgcagaattaggaaaaactattttaaaattcatatgaaaccgaaaaaagagctcaaatagccaagagaatcctaagcataaagaacaaagctggaggcatcatattacctgacttcaaagtatactacaaggctacaggaaccaaaacagcatggtgttggtataagaacagacacatagaccaatgaaacagaatagagaactcagaaataagaatgTGTACCTATAACcctctgatcttcgacaaacctgataaaaacaagcagtggggaaagaattccctatttaataaatggtgctgggagaactggctagctatgtgcagcagattgaaactgggccccttcatTAAGccatatacaaacattaacacaagatggattaaatatttaaatgtaaaactccaaattctaaaaacccgagaagaaaatctaggcagtaccattcaggacatagacacgggcaaagatttcatgatgacaGTGCcaaagcagttgcaacaaaagcaaacatggacaaattggatctaattaaagagcttctttacagcaaaagaagctatcatcagagtgaacagacagtctacagaatgggagaaaatttttgcaatctgtccatctgacaaaggtctaatattcagaatctacaaggaacttaagcaaacaagaaaaaaaacaaccccactgAAAAGTGGGTAAAGACACTTCTCTAAAGAGGATATAAATGTGGCCAGcaaacctacaaaaaaaaaaaaaaaaaaagctcagcatcactgatcattagagaaatgcaaatcaaaaccacaatgaggtaccatctcacaccagtcagaatggctatcattaaaaagtcaaataacaacagatgctggcaaggttgcagagaaaaggaatgtttttaccctgttagtgggagtgtaaattagttcaactattgtggaagatagtgtagcaattcctcaaagacctagaggcagaaataccatctgacccagcaatcccattactggttatgtACCCAAAGGGATAGAAATCCTCCTaatataaagatgcatgcacacagatgttcattgcagcactattcacattagcaaagacgagctgggcacagtggctcacgcctctaatcccagcactttgggaggccaaggcaggtggatcacctgagttcaggagtttgagaccagcctgaaaccccatctctaccaaaaatacaaaagtggtggcatatgcctgtaatctcagctacttgggaggctgaggcacgagaattgcttgaatctgggaggtggaggttgcggtgagcctagattctgccactgcactccagcctgggcaacaagagcgaaactccacctcaaaagaaaaaataataataataagagtagcaaagacatggaatcaacttaaatgcccatcaataatagactggataaagaaaatgtggttcatatataccatggaatgctatgcacccataaaaaggaacaagaatatgtcctttgcaggacatggatgGAGTGGAAGCATTAtattcagcaaactaatgcaggaacagaaaaccaaccaccgcatgttctcgcttataagcAAGAGCCaaatggtgagaacacatggacgtgTTGTGGGGAGCAACACACACCTTGGATCTGTCAGGGGTGAGGGTTggaagtggggagaggagagcatcaggaagaatagctagtggatactgggcttaatacctagctGATGGGATGATCTTTGCaacaaaccactgtggcacacgtttacctatgtgacaaacctgtacatcctgcacatgtacccctgaacttgaaagaaaaagagagatggcataaatggaaaaaacatgGACTTTGGAGTCATTCACAGTTGGATTTAATCCTATTTTTGCCTTTTACTCCCggtaatttaacttttctttgaCCATTTTGAACTTCAACTTTCCTGTAGATAGAATgaggaatcataaaatataacctgatcatttaataattaaatgaagatcatttatatataatacttgAGGTGGCACCAAACACAAATTACGGACTCAGTAAGGAATATACATTATCATTACTATTCTGTTTATAAAATGTCATTGTGAAATTTCTAGAAACGTTTAATGACTAAGCTTAATGATGAaagttttgaaaacataaaaaatcaattatttggatttaaataaaaagttattaactggtttctttttctttacctgtGTGGCTTTACTGTGGCTTGACTAACGTAAATTGAATACATTCTAATGCcaataaaatctaaaatgtaagggtataaatgaattttagtgaatgtgtgactttttttaaaaccttgagTGCAATGTTAATATCTTGGGCACATTGGAGTCTGGCACGTAAAACCTTccctaagaaataaaattctattttaatat from Saimiri boliviensis isolate mSaiBol1 chromosome 15, mSaiBol1.pri, whole genome shotgun sequence carries:
- the OXR1 gene encoding oxidation resistance protein 1 isoform X6 → MILCNLICPGKEMSRLWYGKKGRRHQPINHKYTLITTREDINSKQVAPVKADLESESFRPNLSDPSELLLPDQIEKLTKHLPPRTIGYPWTLVYGTGKHGTSLKTLYRTMTGLDTPVLMVIKDSDGQVFGALASEPFKVSDGFYGTGETFVFTFCPEFEVFKWTGDNMFFIKGDMDSLAFGGGGGEFALWLDGDLYHGRSHSCKTFGNRTLSKKEDFFIQDIEIWAFE